The nucleotide window CATCCAGCGTAATGTCTTGGCACATCGTTCACGTGTCCGCATGCCGGTCCGCGTAGCAATCCAGATTATTTTGATGGCCGGCCATCCTTCCGCAACCACAATAGCACGGCATCTGCTCGAGCAACTCCGGCACTTCCTTAGCGATCCGATAGGTTTCTGCCAGCTTCCCAGTGAACAATGCCGGCGATGGCGTAACCGGCCGCGGCCGTCTTGGAATTGCCTGAAGCAGACTATTGCTGTCTGCTGCCCAACTCGCTGCTCCGCGCCAATCAGCAACAGGCGCGACGAGAAGGCCGAGCAGACCTCCGGCAAAGATCCTGAGAACCGATCGTCTGCCTGCGTGCATCGTACAGGTAGATCGGTCGGGCTGCTTCACTTCATCACGCTCCATAAGCGTTCATCCACCCCCTTCCTTGTGTGCATTGTGTCTGTTGAGTCTTTTGAGTAGAGTTAGCGTGTTTGGTTTATGCCATAGTTACGGCCATAGGCCGGAATCGTCGCAATCGGAGGGCATTACTGACCACGGTGACCGAAGAGAGCGCCATGGCTGCACCGGCCAGGACCGGACTCAGTAGTACCCCAAACAACGGGTACAGAACACCGGCGGCTACCGGGATCAGGACCACATTATAGGCAAACGCCCAAAACAGATTCTGCCGGATGTTTCGCATCGTCAGCCTGCTTAACTGCAGCGCTGTCACGACGCTTCGCAGGTCGCCCCCAATCAGGGTGATATCAGCCGCTTCCATCGCCACATCAGTCCCTGTTCCGATGGCGATCCCGACATCGGCCTGGGCCAAGGCAGGGGCGTCATTGATCCCATCGCCCACCATCGCTACCAGTTTCCCCTGCTCCTGAAGTCGCCGAACCTCCAGTGCCTTATGTTCCGGCAGGACCTCGGCCAATACCCGATCGATCCCGACCTGTCTGGCAATCGCCTCGGCGGTCCGACGAGTATCGCCGCTGATCATCGCGACCTCGATGCCAAGGCCATGCAGGGCGGCCACGGCCGACTGTGAATGCGGCTTCACGACGTCGGCCACCGCCACGATCCCGAGAAGCCGACCATCAGCGGCAACAAACATCGCCGTCTTCCCCTCTCCCGAGAGCGCTTCCACCTGCGCGTCCGTCCCGACCAGGTCGATTCCATGCTCCTGCATCAGGGCTGTGTTCCCGAGAAGGACCTTTTGCCCCTCCACGACGGCCCTAATCCCGAATCCCGGGATCGCCTTGAACTCCTGCGGCTCGGCGAGGGCAAGCCCCTTCGCCTTGGCGTGATCAATGATCGCCTGT belongs to Candidatus Methylomirabilis sp. and includes:
- a CDS encoding CYCXC family (seleno)protein; translated protein: MERDEVKQPDRSTCTMHAGRRSVLRIFAGGLLGLLVAPVADWRGAASWAADSNSLLQAIPRRPRPVTPSPALFTGKLAETYRIAKEVPELLEQMPCYCGCGRMAGHQNNLDCYADRHADTUTMCQDITLDAYAMHKQGKKVSEIKAAIDRKYAR